DNA from Salmo trutta chromosome 14, fSalTru1.1, whole genome shotgun sequence:
CAGCTTTGGACAGGATAGACAAAACAAGTCAAAGGGTAAAGTTGTGATGAGCCTTGTTTTCTTAGTACAAAATATTTGATAAAAAGTGTATATGTTAAGGTCAGAACTGTTGCTAATGTTGGTGTGTTGTTTCCAGGAGACCATGATGGCCAATTCGTATGGAAGGCCCAGCGAGGGGGCGGAGCTAGTCAGCTCTCTGGAGTGGATGGATGATGACGTGAGCTCCCCAGACGGAGACAAGCCAATCAAAGTGCAGCGCTACAGACCAGGCGGAATTGGCCACCTGGGCAGGGAGCTGGGCAGTGAggatatggaggaggaggaggaggaggaggaggaagaggagggccaGGGAGACGGGAACGCTCCCAAACGCCGAGGGCCCAAGAGGAAAAGGATGACCAAAGCCCGGCAGGAGCGCTTCAAGGCACGACGTGTGAAGGCTAACGCCCGGGAGCGCTCAAGGATGCACGGGCTGAACGACGCGCTGGAGAACCTGCGCAGCATCATGCCCTGCCACTCCAAGACTCAGAAACTGTCCAAAATTGAGACCCTGCGGCTGGCCCGCAACTACATCTGTGCCCTGTCTGAAGCcctggagggggaccagtccacGGAGAGCAGGGCCTTCATGGAGACCCTGTGTGAAGGCCTCTCCCAGCCCACCAGCAACTTGGTGGCTGGCTGTCTGCAGCTCGGGCCTGGGGGTTTTGTTGAGGAGAGGCCTGAGGacaggaatggagggagaggagggcccACAGTCCTGGGAGGGGTGGGGATGGCCGTTAGACCAATCAGCTACTCCTCCCCCGGCCTGCCCAGCCCGCCCTATGGCACATTGGACTCCAC
Protein-coding regions in this window:
- the LOC115207824 gene encoding neurogenic differentiation factor 4-like; protein product: MMANSYGRPSEGAELVSSLEWMDDDVSSPDGDKPIKVQRYRPGGIGHLGRELGSEDMEEEEEEEEEEEGQGDGNAPKRRGPKRKRMTKARQERFKARRVKANARERSRMHGLNDALENLRSIMPCHSKTQKLSKIETLRLARNYICALSEALEGDQSTESRAFMETLCEGLSQPTSNLVAGCLQLGPGGFVEERPEDRNGGRGGPTVLGGVGMAVRPISYSSPGLPSPPYGTLDSTHLLHLRGMKGGAYESHSPNDCNTPPYDGPPTPPLSIGSNLVPKQSSPHYLPPHHYPPSSMGLYQSARYELPLEMPYDSYHPPHMAPPHMGTVYGD